The following are from one region of the Juglans regia cultivar Chandler chromosome 10, Walnut 2.0, whole genome shotgun sequence genome:
- the LOC109020620 gene encoding uncharacterized protein LOC109020620: MEKRMGGSSSVEQLLTRTDLPYSEEVMAVPLPSIFKVPHIDLYDGSKDPIDHLENFIAHMTLSGFPGEVACRAFRLMLKGIARGWFGTLRPGSINNFEELAKQFLTQFMTSRRHCKPSAYLLTVKQKERENLKTYLMHFNKERLTTNDQDEKITLAALLGGIWPRSPLMVELARRTPSTLREFMD, translated from the coding sequence ATGGAGAAGAGGATGGGTGGTTCCTCTTCTGTGGAGCAGCTCCTCACACGCACAGATCTCCCTTACAGCGAGGAAGTCATGGCGGTCCCTCTACCGTCTATATTCAAGGTACCGCACATCGATCTATACGATGGATCCAAAGATCCTATTGATCACCTCGAGAATTTCATAGCACACATGACTCTCTCCGGCTTCCCTGGAGAGGTGGCTTGTCGTGCCTTCCGATTGATGCTAAAAGGAATAGCACGGGGGTGGTTTGGGACCCTTCGCCCTGGATCGATTAACAATTTTGAGGAGCTAGCTAAGCAATTTCTCACACAGTTTATGACAAGCAGGAGGCACTGCAAGCCGTCAGCCTATCTGTTAACCGTAAAACAGAAGGAAAGGGAGAATTTGAAGACTTACCTAATGCACTTCAATAAAGAGAGGCTCACCACTAATGATCAGGATGAAAAAATCACCTTAGCCGCACTACTGGGAGGAATCTGGCCTCGAAGCCCTTTGATGGTTGAGTTGGCCAGACGAACTCCATCCACATTAAGGGAATTCATGGATTGA